One stretch of Hypanus sabinus isolate sHypSab1 chromosome 29, sHypSab1.hap1, whole genome shotgun sequence DNA includes these proteins:
- the LOC132383240 gene encoding zinc finger protein 239-like: MLFTCSDCGKEFNRSSDLLAHQSVHTGERPFTCLDCGKGYTQSSQLKVHQRVHTGDRPFTCVDCGKRFTRSTDVLVHQRVHTGERPFICSDCGKRFTQSSQLKVHQRVHSGEKPFTCSDCGKGFTQLSHLLVHQSVHTGEKPFTCSHCGKGFTRSSHLQAHQSIHTGERPFTCSDCGKGFTQSSDLQAHQSVHTGEWPYTCSYCGKGFTKPSKLKVHQQVHTGERPFICSVCGKGFTQSSSLLAHQRVHTGERPFICSNCGKGFTQSSSLLAHQRVHTGKRPFTC; the protein is encoded by the coding sequence ATGCTGTTtacctgctctgactgtgggaaggaattcaatCGATCATccgacctactggcacaccagtcagttcacactggggaaaggccgttcacctgtttagactgtgggaagggatacaCACAGTCATCTCAAttaaaggtacatcagcgagttcacactggggacaggCCGTTTACCTGcgtagactgtgggaagagattcactcgatcAACAGATGTactggtacaccagcgagttcacactggagagaggccgttcatctgctccgaCTGTGGGAAGaggttcactcagtcatcccaactgaaggtacatcaacgaGTTCATTCTGGagagaaaccattcacctgctcagactgtgggaaaggattcactcaattATCGCACTTACtggtacaccagtcagttcatactggggagaaaccattcacctgctcacattgtggaaaaggattcactcgatcatctcacCTACAGGCACACCAGTcgattcatactggggagaggccattcacctgctctgactgtggcaagggattcactcaatcatctgacctacaggcacaccagtcagttcacactggggagtggccataCACCTGTtcatactgtgggaagggattcactaagcCATCTaaactgaaagtacatcagcaagttcacactggagagaggccattcatctgctcagtctgtgggaagggattcactcagtcatcttccctactggcacaccagcgggttcacactggggagaggccgttcatctgctcgaactgtgggaagggattcacacagtcatcttCCCTActggcacatcagcgagttcacactgggaagaggccATTTACCTGCTGA